In Flammeovirgaceae bacterium, the sequence TACAATTACTGCATTGTACCCATACATAGCCGTAATAAAGGCGGTTGTGGTTTTCCGGGGAGTAAATTTGATATCGAATCCAACATTGTAGCCCAGTCCCTCAAGGTTATAACCCAGCCCGACAAAAAGGCCAACCGGTTTGGCTGTTAGCAGCGATAACTTTGTTCCAAAGCCGCCATATTCCAGGCCCACACCAAATCCAAAGCTACCATTCGAGGTATATTCGGTGTATTCCTTTGGCGCTTCTATCGGGGCAAGCCGTTTTTTCTTCAGATAAACCGCAATACCATTCGACCGTAATGTATACAAGGAAACAGAATCCGGTTCATCCTCCCAAAACGAAATTGAGCGGATTACTTTCAGTGAATAGGTTGATGTCTGGGTAAAGAGCTGAAGATCGGTAACCTTGGTTACAACAACATTTGCCTTTAGCTCATTATCGAACCGAACGGTGGCCGGCTGGGCCTTCAGAACCAGACAGCCAAAAAGTGCAATATTAATGAGTAAAAAACGCACAGCACCAAGATACTCAATGTTGCTATGTAATTCACACTATTTTCTGGGAAACTTCTGATCGGCATTGGCGGCCAGCCACGCAAAAGCGGCCGTCATTACCGCATTGTGTTTCATGTCGCTCTCCACGGCTTTGTCGTACAGGTCCATGCTGGTGTGGTGTGTGCGCGTGCCGTACTCAATCGGATCCTGGATGAACTGAAACCCGGGCAACCCAATCGCATCGAATGATAAGTGATCGGTACCTCCTGTATTCCTCAGCGTTAACGTAGATGCTCCGAGCTTTTCAAATGGCTTAAGCCATTCGCGGAAAACAGGCCGCGCACCTTCATTACCCTGCATGTACACGCCCCGGTATTTGCCTGAGCCGTTATCCATATTAAAGTACACCGAAAATTTTTCGGCTGCAGGCGTAAGCCGGATGGAATCATAAGGGAAACTCCGGTCGAGGCGCTCGCCATAAACGCGCTTTACATACGATCGAGAACCGAGCAGGCCCTGCTCTTCGCCTCCCCACAAACCAATGCGGATGGTTCTGCGCGGACTAACACCCAGTGATTTAATGATACGCATGGCTTCCATCATCACAGCCGACCCGCAGGCATTGTCGGTAGTACCGGTGCCGCTGTGCCACGAGTCGAGGTGCGCGCCAATCATCACCACTTCATCTTTCAAATCGGTGCCCGGTATTTCTGCAATCACGTTAAAGCCCTGCTCAGCCGGGTAAAATTCTGTTTCAAGTGTCAGTTCCAGTTTTACAGGAAGCCCCTGCTGAATCTGGCGCACCATGCGGTTATAATGTTCGGCAGCCACCACAACCTGCGGTAAAATTTTAGGTGCATTGGCGCTGCGCGAAGACAACCTGCCCTCGAAGGGCGTTTCGGGCGGATAGGGAACGGTAGCGGCTGCCGCCATTACGGTTCCATCTTCAAGCCTGAAATTCGGACTCGCTTCAATGATGGCCACAGCGCCCTCTTTCATACACAAATCCCACTTTAGCCACGCCAGGCGTTGCGGCTCGGTGGGCGCCTGAAACCTGCGTCCGGTGAATGATTCGGTAGCGCCTGAGTTGGCAAGTTCCAGTAAATCTTTTTCATCCAGTCTCCGGGCATCCGGCTCAAAGCCCGGCTTTACCGGTGTGGGTAAACTGAACATTACAATCTTGCCCTTCAGTTTTCCTTTATACTTTTCAATATCACTTTCATTTTTAATGTCGAGGTAAACGGCATCGGTGGCGATGGTGCCTTTTATTCCGGGCGACCAGGCCTTGGGGTACGCGATGACCGGAAAGTAAACCGGTGAGGTTGCCGACAGGCTGAATTTTTTCAACTGCCAGCCGCGGCCAAACTCCTCTCCCCAGTAATCGAAGTGAACGTTCTGC encodes:
- a CDS encoding M20/M25/M40 family metallo-hydrolase, which translates into the protein MLSMKSSLLLLLLVSFAALSQKADTTLIPKIKDEGFNRSQVMSILGMLTDVHGPRLTNSPGYKKAADYAKATLQSWGLQNVHFDYWGEEFGRGWQLKKFSLSATSPVYFPVIAYPKAWSPGIKGTIATDAVYLDIKNESDIEKYKGKLKGKIVMFSLPTPVKPGFEPDARRLDEKDLLELANSGATESFTGRRFQAPTEPQRLAWLKWDLCMKEGAVAIIEASPNFRLEDGTVMAAAATVPYPPETPFEGRLSSRSANAPKILPQVVVAAEHYNRMVRQIQQGLPVKLELTLETEFYPAEQGFNVIAEIPGTDLKDEVVMIGAHLDSWHSGTGTTDNACGSAVMMEAMRIIKSLGVSPRRTIRIGLWGGEEQGLLGSRSYVKRVYGERLDRSFPYDSIRLTPAAEKFSVYFNMDNGSGKYRGVYMQGNEGARPVFREWLKPFEKLGASTLTLRNTGGTDHLSFDAIGLPGFQFIQDPIEYGTRTHHTSMDLYDKAVESDMKHNAVMTAAFAWLAANADQKFPRK